A window from Parambassis ranga chromosome 13, fParRan2.1, whole genome shotgun sequence encodes these proteins:
- the LOC114445323 gene encoding coiled-coil domain-containing protein 106-like yields the protein MDTRLSKRARGVMKAEEAKEVEEEMNKEQTEDETEVPIRRYKKKKPVKYSPKKPMSPTGALELAKLKQQNKMDRQKIEHLEDRIKYLEEANRDLKNDKDFLLSQIKGATNTPASTGKGSGKTALEPASSSTSTSPCPSSDSSFSSSSEEEEKKKKKKKKTNKSKKHPDSHSRSRMTTTDGVIRRYKNVLSIFNKHGSMKKAFAKINVDRNTIARTAVIAELAITFPDTFKDLLPRDEANEKMSAFAERCRGAITQEMAEIITAKKKSGKLLPIVYKYT from the exons ATGGATACTCGTCTCAGCAAAAGGGCACGTGGGGTGATGAAGGCTGAGGAAGCTAAGGAagtagaggaggagatgaacaaGGAACAGACAGAAGATGAGACAGAGGTCCCTATTCGAAGATATAAGAAAAAGAAGCCAGTCAAATATTCCCCGAAAAAACCGA TGTCTCCAACAGGGGCATTGGAGTTGGCCAAactgaaacaacaaaataagATGGATCGGCAGAAGATTGAACACCTTGAGGACCGCATTAAGTACCTGGAGGAGGCCAACAGGGATCTAAAAAATGACAAGGACTTCTTACTTTCCCAAATTAAGGGAGCCACCAACACACCTGCATCTACTGGGAAAG GCTCTGGAAAGACTGCTCTGGAACCTGCTTCATCTTCAACTTCGACATCCCCCTGTCCTTCCTCAGACTCCAGCTTCTCATCATCctcagaagaagaggaaaagaagaaaaagaaaaagaagaagaccaATAAGTCCAAAAAACACCCTGATTCTCATAGCCGTTCAAGGA TGACCACAACGGATGGAGTTATCCGCCGCTACAAGAATGTCCTGTCCATATTCAATAAGCATGGATCCATGAAAAAGGCCTTCGCCAAAATTAACGTCGACCGCAACACAATTGCGAGAACAGCTGTGATTGCTGAACTAGCAATCACATTTCCAGACACCTTCAAGGACCTGCTTCCACGAGATGAAGCTAATGAGAAGATGTCTGCATTTGCAGAGCGTTGCAGGGGAGCTATAACACAGGAGATGGCTGAAATTatcacagcaaagaaaaaaagtggaaaactcCTCCCAATAGTGTATAAATACACTTAA
- the LOC114445103 gene encoding uncharacterized protein LOC114445103, which produces MALMEGLLKNIRLSDTKKNRRRIVRWMQKHGILRRTMKCAKCNRCMHLVTCHVKDGLWWFAQGLRLKQLDMITEGIAASSRTLTRMAKVLRKVCIAALKRLRKRGMRIGGRHRFVVIDESKFAHKQKYHRGRCGNTWHRERQWVFGMLEVDGNSRRPILRLVRDRTRQTLIGKIRRHIRPRTSILTDEWRAYKGQLAKYGYGQYSVCHKKNFVNQETGAHTQHIERAWQNYKLEVWRQRGNRTPESLKLHLKMIEWHHWLGVRHYNGVLGRLFHDVKKQIK; this is translated from the exons ATGGCACTAATGGAAGGACTTCTAAAAAATATTAGGCTTTCAGATAcaaagaagaacagaagaagaatagTTAGATGGATGCAGAAACATGGTATCCTGAGGAGAACGATGAAGTGCGCTAAATGCAATCGTTGCATGCACCTGGTGACATGTCACGTCAAGGATGGGCTGTGGTG gTTTGCACAAGGTTTGCGGTTGAAGCAACTTGACATGATCACTGAGGGGATAGCTGCAAGCTCCAGGACATTAACAAGAATGGCAAAAGTACTCAGAAAG GTTTGCATCGCTGCCCTCAAGCGACTGAGGAAAAGAGGAATGAGGATTGGTGGTCGTCATCGTTTTGTTGTTATCGACGAGAGCAAATTTGCCCACAAGCAAAAG TACCATCGTGGTCGATGCGGCAACACTTGGCACCGTGAGCGGCAGTGGGTCTTTGGGATGCTGGAGGTTGATGGGAATTCTAGAAGACCCATTCTGAGACTTGTCCGGGATCGCACAAGGCAAACCCTTATAGGCAAAATTAGACGCCATATCAGACCCAGAACATCCATCCTCACTGATGAGTGGCGTGCCTACAAGGGGCAACTTGCAAAGTATGGATATGGTCAGTATTCTGTCTGccataaaaaaaactttgttaaCCAGGAGACTGGTGCTCATACTCAACATATTGAGCGTGCATGGCAAAACTACAAGCTGGAAGTATGGCGCCAGAGAGGTAATCGTACTCCTGAgtcactgaagcttcatctcaAGATGATAGAGTGGCACCACTGGTTAGGTGTACGCCATTACAATGGTGTCTTGGGCAGACTTTTCcatgatgtaaaaaaacaaatcaagtgA